In Bacillus sp. KH172YL63, one genomic interval encodes:
- a CDS encoding acyl-CoA dehydrogenase, with translation MNFRLSEEHEMIRKMVRDFARNEVAPTAAERDEEERFDMDLFKKMAELGLTGIPWPEEYGGIGSDYLAYCIAVEELSRVCASTGVTLSAHTSLAGWPVYKFGTEEQKQKYLRPMAQGEKIGAYGLTEPGSGSDAGGMKTTARLEGDHYVLNGSKIFITNGGIADTYIVFALTDPSQRQRGTSAFIVEAGFEGFSVGKKEKKLGIRSSPTTEIVFEDCKVPKENMLGNEGDGFKIAMMTLDGGRNGIAAQAVGIAQGALDASVEYAKEREQFGKPIAANQGISFKIADMATSIEASRLLTYQAAWLESEGLPYGKESAMSKLMAGDTAMKVTTEAVQIFGGYGYTKDYPVERYMRDAKITQIYEGTQEIQRLVISRMVTK, from the coding sequence ATGAATTTTAGATTATCGGAAGAGCATGAGATGATTCGTAAGATGGTCCGTGATTTTGCACGGAATGAGGTGGCACCGACTGCCGCTGAGCGGGATGAGGAAGAGCGCTTTGATATGGATTTATTCAAGAAGATGGCGGAGCTTGGATTGACGGGGATTCCCTGGCCTGAAGAGTACGGCGGGATCGGTAGCGATTATTTGGCGTACTGCATCGCTGTAGAAGAGCTTTCAAGAGTGTGTGCATCTACAGGGGTGACGTTATCCGCTCATACATCCTTGGCAGGGTGGCCGGTATATAAATTCGGTACAGAAGAACAAAAGCAGAAATATCTTCGTCCAATGGCCCAGGGTGAGAAAATCGGTGCATACGGACTGACAGAGCCGGGGTCAGGATCTGACGCAGGCGGGATGAAAACAACAGCCCGCTTGGAAGGAGACCATTACGTATTGAACGGTTCTAAAATTTTCATCACAAACGGCGGGATCGCTGATACGTACATTGTGTTTGCTTTAACGGATCCTTCACAACGCCAGCGTGGAACGAGCGCGTTCATCGTAGAGGCAGGCTTCGAAGGGTTCTCTGTAGGCAAAAAAGAGAAGAAGCTGGGCATCCGTTCCTCTCCAACAACTGAAATCGTGTTTGAAGATTGTAAGGTTCCTAAAGAGAATATGCTGGGGAATGAAGGAGATGGATTTAAGATTGCCATGATGACCCTCGATGGAGGCCGAAACGGCATCGCCGCTCAAGCAGTGGGGATTGCACAAGGGGCACTGGATGCGTCGGTCGAATATGCAAAAGAGCGTGAGCAGTTCGGCAAGCCGATTGCTGCGAACCAGGGTATTTCATTCAAGATTGCAGATATGGCTACGTCCATTGAAGCTTCCCGTCTATTAACCTACCAGGCTGCGTGGTTGGAGTCTGAAGGCCTTCCGTACGGGAAAGAATCAGCGATGTCGAAGCTGATGGCCGGGGATACGGCGATGAAGGTGACGACAGAAGCGGTTCAAATCTTCGGCGGATACGGCTACACGAAAGACTACCCTGTAGAGCGCTATATGCGTGATGCGAAGATTACTCAGATTTATGAGGGGACGCAGGAGATTCAGCGGTTGGTTATTTCACGGATGGTGACGAAGTAA
- a CDS encoding XapX domain-containing protein, whose product MKTVVLAIVTGFLVGFIFALFKLPIPAPPALAGIAGIVGIYLGFKAFMAIQPWIESVFK is encoded by the coding sequence ATGAAAACGGTTGTGTTAGCGATTGTAACTGGATTTTTAGTTGGGTTCATATTTGCGCTTTTCAAACTCCCCATTCCTGCGCCGCCAGCGCTTGCCGGCATTGCAGGCATTGTGGGGATCTACCTTGGGTTCAAGGCATTCATGGCAATCCAGCCTTGGATTGAATCGGTCTTTAAGTGA
- a CDS encoding acetyl-CoA C-acetyltransferase has translation MGKTVILDGARTPFGKFGGGLSQFTAAELGGFAVKEALSRADVKGDEVEEVILGSVLQGGQGQIPSRQASRHAGLPWNVKTETINKVCASGMRSVTLADQIIRAGDGEVIVAGGMESMSNAPYLLPKARWGFKMGDSQVKDSMVHDGLTCSFNHVHMGTYGNETAKEFELSREEQDRWALRSHERAVKATEEGLLGEEIVAVEVPQRKGAPVVVDKDEAPRKETSIEALAKLGPVFGSEGTITAGNAPGVNDGAAAMVLMSEERAEREGKQPLATIIGHTALAVEAKDFPQTPGLVINELLKKTGKSLEDIDLFEINEAFAAVALTSGKIAGLDPEKVNVNGGAVALGHPIGASGARIILTLAYELKRRGGGIGIASICSGGGQGDAIMIEVPKR, from the coding sequence ATGGGAAAAACGGTCATTTTAGACGGAGCGAGAACACCTTTTGGGAAATTCGGAGGGGGATTGAGCCAGTTCACTGCAGCAGAGCTTGGCGGTTTTGCCGTGAAGGAAGCATTGAGCCGTGCAGATGTGAAGGGTGACGAGGTAGAGGAAGTCATCCTTGGGTCGGTCTTACAAGGGGGACAGGGGCAGATTCCTTCCCGCCAGGCTTCACGGCATGCGGGCCTTCCCTGGAATGTCAAAACGGAAACGATCAACAAAGTATGTGCTTCAGGGATGCGCAGCGTGACGCTTGCCGATCAAATCATCCGTGCAGGCGACGGTGAAGTCATCGTGGCAGGCGGCATGGAGTCGATGTCAAATGCACCGTACCTCCTGCCGAAAGCGCGCTGGGGATTTAAGATGGGAGACTCCCAGGTGAAAGACTCCATGGTCCACGACGGACTGACGTGCAGCTTCAACCATGTCCACATGGGAACGTACGGGAACGAAACAGCGAAGGAATTCGAGTTATCAAGGGAAGAGCAGGACAGATGGGCACTGAGAAGCCATGAACGGGCAGTGAAAGCGACTGAAGAAGGACTGCTTGGTGAAGAAATCGTTGCCGTCGAAGTGCCGCAGCGAAAAGGCGCTCCAGTGGTGGTTGATAAAGATGAAGCACCACGAAAGGAAACATCGATCGAAGCGCTGGCTAAATTAGGACCGGTCTTCGGTTCTGAAGGTACGATCACTGCCGGGAACGCACCTGGGGTCAACGACGGCGCAGCGGCCATGGTGCTAATGAGTGAAGAAAGAGCGGAAAGGGAAGGTAAACAGCCGCTGGCAACGATCATCGGTCACACTGCTCTAGCGGTTGAAGCAAAGGATTTCCCGCAGACACCGGGTCTTGTCATCAATGAATTGCTTAAGAAAACAGGCAAATCGCTTGAAGACATCGACCTGTTTGAAATCAACGAGGCGTTCGCCGCAGTCGCATTGACGAGCGGAAAAATTGCCGGCCTCGATCCTGAAAAAGTCAATGTGAACGGCGGGGCGGTTGCACTCGGTCATCCGATCGGAGCAAGCGGAGCCCGCATCATCCTGACACTTGCATACGAACTGAAACGCCGCGGCGGCGGCATCGGCATTGCGTCGATCTGCAGCGGAGGCGGTCAGGGAGATGCAATCATGATCGAGGTTCCGAAACGCTAG
- the cls gene encoding cardiolipin synthase, producing MWWLIPLFIVTAVIAWLLIDFKLGRSQFIRTRTRRDYEKRHSDIRLFSRGPELFDVMFKEIKEADSSIHVLFYIVQDDHFALRFMELLKEKAKEGVEVRLLMDQIGSHNVPKSEVRELRDAGVEVDFCRRVKPPYFFFSSQQRNHRKITVIDGKIGYLGGYNIGKEYIDENDIPELSPWRDYHLRLEGEGVHDLQTEYCIDWFRATGKELRNDEQYFPPAGKGSCQHQIFPTEGVNIEDFFKKFIDGAREEVIIGTPYFIPTPILMDALCNALDRGVQVRVIIPNYADHMLVKEAAFPYFRTLLSKGAKVYQFMNGFYHAKVLIVDNHFCDIGTANFDKRSFFINFEINNLIFDEGFIQTLKKEMKKDMEASDPLSESDLASVSLLTRVKEKIASSISILL from the coding sequence ATGTGGTGGTTAATCCCATTATTCATAGTGACGGCCGTTATTGCCTGGCTGTTGATCGATTTTAAATTAGGAAGAAGTCAATTCATCCGTACGCGGACGAGGAGGGATTACGAAAAGCGTCACAGCGACATCCGGCTGTTTTCCAGGGGGCCGGAGCTTTTCGATGTCATGTTCAAGGAAATAAAAGAAGCGGATTCCTCCATCCATGTCTTGTTTTATATCGTACAGGATGATCACTTTGCCTTGAGGTTCATGGAATTATTAAAAGAAAAAGCAAAGGAAGGCGTGGAAGTCCGCCTGCTGATGGACCAAATCGGAAGCCATAATGTGCCGAAATCGGAAGTCCGGGAGCTGCGGGATGCAGGTGTGGAAGTCGACTTCTGCAGGAGGGTAAAGCCCCCTTATTTCTTCTTTTCCTCCCAACAGCGGAACCACCGGAAAATTACCGTCATCGACGGAAAGATCGGATACCTGGGCGGCTATAATATCGGGAAGGAATACATCGATGAAAACGACATACCTGAACTGTCCCCGTGGAGGGATTATCATCTCCGCCTTGAAGGCGAAGGCGTCCACGACCTGCAGACCGAGTACTGTATCGACTGGTTCCGTGCAACCGGAAAAGAACTGAGAAATGATGAACAGTATTTCCCTCCAGCCGGAAAAGGGAGCTGTCAGCATCAGATTTTCCCGACCGAAGGCGTCAATATCGAGGATTTCTTTAAAAAGTTCATAGACGGCGCCCGTGAAGAAGTAATCATCGGCACCCCTTACTTCATCCCGACCCCGATCTTGATGGATGCACTGTGCAATGCCCTCGACCGTGGCGTTCAGGTAAGGGTCATCATCCCAAATTATGCAGACCATATGCTCGTGAAGGAAGCGGCCTTCCCTTATTTCAGGACGCTGCTGTCAAAGGGTGCGAAGGTATATCAATTCATGAACGGCTTTTACCATGCGAAGGTGTTGATCGTCGATAACCACTTCTGCGATATCGGTACGGCCAACTTCGACAAACGGAGCTTTTTTATCAACTTTGAAATCAACAACCTGATTTTCGATGAAGGCTTCATCCAGACGCTGAAGAAGGAAATGAAAAAAGACATGGAGGCTTCCGATCCATTAAGCGAATCAGATCTTGCTTCCGTTTCCCTCCTCACCCGCGTGAAGGAAAAAATCGCTTCATCGATCTCAATCTTACTCTAG
- a CDS encoding 4Fe-4S dicluster domain-containing protein: protein MNGLLILNWVAFILVTVYALSLFVYVVKTRIEYIKLGKKVEFDKRFKERFQKILVNVFGQKKLLKDKKSGAIHVMFFYGFILVQFGAIDFIWKGLAPGSHLPLGPLYPGFTFFQELVTLMILVAVVWAFHRRYVEKLVRLKRGFKSGLVLLFIGGLMLSVLVGNGMGLIWHGEELSWTEPVASLIGGALGAIGETASIVIFYVAWWIHLLFLLAFLVYVPQSKHAHLIAGPANVYFNRLDNPGKLKPIDFEDESAESFGVGKIEEFTQHQMIDFYACVECGRCTNMCPATGTGKMLSPMDLIVKLRDNLTNHGAVVTQKKPWVPTFAFNGTKGNQLAMAGATQAAEEAAAGATYSPSLIGDVITEEEIWACTTCRNCEDQCPVMNEHVDKIIDLRRYLVLTEGKMDADAQRAMQNIERQGNPWGLNRKERENWREAREDVTIPTVKEMKKAGEDFEFLFWVGSMGSFDNRSQKIALSFAKLMNEAGVKFAILGNKEKNSGDTPRRLGNEFLFQELAGQNIAEFEKNEIKKIVTIDPHAYNIFKNEYPDFGLEAEVYHHTELLHQLVQEGRLKPQYEVNETITFHDSCYLGRYNEVYDPPREILKSITGVKLVEIERNREKGMCCGAGGGLMWMEEDAGHRVNVSRTEQALAVNPSVISSGCPYCLTMLSDGTKAKEVEEKVSTLDVAEILEKAVCGDQTDQPAAS, encoded by the coding sequence ATGAATGGGTTGCTCATTCTCAATTGGGTTGCATTCATTCTTGTAACCGTTTACGCACTTAGCTTGTTCGTGTATGTAGTAAAGACGAGAATTGAATATATTAAGCTCGGGAAAAAAGTCGAGTTCGACAAGCGGTTCAAAGAGCGATTCCAGAAGATCCTGGTCAATGTCTTCGGACAGAAGAAGCTTTTGAAGGATAAGAAAAGTGGTGCGATCCACGTCATGTTCTTCTATGGGTTTATCCTGGTTCAATTCGGGGCGATTGATTTCATCTGGAAAGGACTGGCTCCAGGAAGCCATCTGCCGCTCGGTCCATTATATCCAGGCTTCACGTTCTTCCAGGAACTTGTCACATTGATGATCCTGGTAGCGGTTGTATGGGCTTTCCACCGCCGCTATGTGGAAAAGCTGGTTCGTTTAAAGAGGGGCTTCAAGTCAGGCTTGGTCCTGTTATTCATCGGCGGTCTGATGTTATCAGTGCTCGTCGGAAACGGGATGGGGCTCATCTGGCACGGTGAAGAACTGTCTTGGACAGAGCCGGTTGCATCCCTGATTGGAGGGGCACTTGGCGCAATCGGGGAAACGGCATCCATCGTCATCTTCTATGTGGCTTGGTGGATCCACCTCTTATTCTTACTGGCATTCCTTGTGTATGTGCCGCAATCGAAGCACGCTCACTTGATCGCAGGACCTGCCAACGTTTATTTCAACCGGTTGGATAACCCAGGGAAGTTGAAGCCGATTGATTTCGAAGACGAATCAGCGGAAAGCTTCGGGGTAGGGAAAATCGAAGAATTCACACAGCATCAAATGATCGATTTCTACGCATGCGTGGAATGCGGACGCTGTACGAATATGTGTCCGGCTACGGGAACAGGGAAGATGCTGTCCCCGATGGACCTGATTGTGAAGCTGAGGGATAACCTGACGAACCACGGTGCGGTCGTCACCCAGAAGAAACCCTGGGTACCGACATTCGCATTCAACGGCACGAAAGGGAATCAGCTTGCGATGGCAGGCGCGACCCAGGCTGCGGAAGAAGCGGCTGCTGGTGCGACTTACAGCCCGAGCCTGATCGGGGACGTCATCACGGAAGAAGAAATCTGGGCATGTACGACGTGCCGGAACTGTGAAGATCAATGTCCGGTCATGAACGAACACGTTGATAAAATCATCGACCTTCGCCGTTACCTCGTCCTCACGGAAGGAAAGATGGATGCAGACGCACAGCGCGCCATGCAGAACATCGAGCGCCAGGGGAATCCTTGGGGTCTGAACCGTAAAGAACGTGAAAACTGGCGTGAAGCGAGAGAAGACGTCACGATCCCTACGGTAAAAGAAATGAAAAAAGCGGGAGAAGACTTCGAATTCCTATTCTGGGTCGGATCCATGGGTTCATTTGATAATCGAAGTCAAAAGATTGCGCTATCCTTTGCCAAGCTGATGAATGAAGCGGGAGTGAAGTTCGCGATCCTTGGAAATAAAGAGAAGAACTCCGGTGATACACCGCGCCGTCTCGGGAATGAATTCCTGTTCCAGGAGCTTGCAGGCCAGAACATCGCCGAGTTTGAAAAGAATGAAATCAAGAAGATCGTGACAATCGATCCGCATGCTTATAATATTTTCAAAAATGAGTATCCTGACTTCGGGTTGGAAGCAGAGGTCTACCATCATACAGAGCTTCTTCATCAGCTCGTGCAGGAAGGCCGTTTGAAGCCGCAGTACGAAGTGAACGAAACGATCACATTCCACGACTCCTGTTACCTCGGCCGCTACAACGAGGTGTATGATCCACCACGTGAAATCCTGAAATCGATCACCGGCGTGAAGCTTGTCGAGATTGAACGCAACAGGGAAAAAGGCATGTGCTGTGGAGCCGGCGGAGGCTTGATGTGGATGGAGGAAGACGCAGGTCACCGCGTCAACGTTTCACGTACCGAACAGGCGCTTGCGGTCAATCCTTCCGTCATCAGCTCAGGATGCCCTTACTGCCTGACGATGCTGTCCGATGGTACGAAAGCGAAGGAAGTGGAAGAGAAGGTTTCCACACTCGACGTAGCAGAAATCCTCGAAAAAGCAGTGTGCGGCGATCAAACAGATCAACCGGCTGCTTCATAA
- a CDS encoding 3-hydroxybutyryl-CoA dehydrogenase, producing MNIKKIMVIGAGQMGSGIAQVCAQAGFSVYLNDLKEEFVQKGMGIIAKNLTRSVEKGRMSEEDKTATVNRLIPSTDIQDAKEVDLVIEAAVENMEIKTKIFAQLDEITPGHTILASNTSSLPITEIAAATKRPHQVIGMHFMNPVPVMKLVEIIRGLATTDEVYQVIEDMTKALHKVPVEVEDFPGFVSNRILMPMINEAIYTLYEGVASKEAIDEVMKLGMNHPMGPLTLADFIGLDTCLYIMETLHEGFGDDKYRPCPLLRKYVKAGWLGRKTGRGFYSYE from the coding sequence ATGAATATCAAAAAGATCATGGTCATCGGTGCGGGACAGATGGGATCAGGGATTGCCCAGGTATGTGCCCAGGCCGGTTTCAGCGTATATCTGAACGATTTGAAAGAAGAATTTGTCCAAAAGGGCATGGGGATCATCGCGAAGAACCTGACACGCTCCGTGGAAAAAGGAAGAATGTCGGAAGAAGATAAAACGGCAACGGTGAACAGGCTGATTCCATCCACAGACATTCAGGATGCCAAGGAAGTCGATCTTGTCATCGAAGCAGCGGTGGAGAACATGGAAATCAAAACAAAGATTTTCGCCCAGCTGGATGAGATCACACCGGGGCATACCATCCTTGCTTCCAATACGTCTTCACTGCCGATCACGGAGATTGCTGCAGCGACGAAGCGTCCCCACCAGGTCATCGGGATGCACTTCATGAACCCTGTGCCGGTGATGAAGCTTGTTGAAATCATCCGGGGGCTTGCCACGACGGATGAAGTGTATCAAGTGATTGAGGATATGACAAAGGCGCTTCATAAAGTACCGGTTGAGGTGGAGGATTTCCCAGGGTTTGTTTCGAACAGGATCCTGATGCCGATGATCAATGAAGCGATTTATACCCTTTACGAAGGAGTGGCGAGTAAAGAAGCGATCGATGAAGTGATGAAGCTTGGGATGAATCATCCGATGGGACCGCTGACTCTGGCAGACTTCATCGGTCTGGATACATGCCTGTATATCATGGAAACGCTGCATGAAGGCTTTGGTGACGATAAATATCGTCCGTGCCCGCTTCTGCGCAAATATGTGAAGGCTGGCTGGCTTGGCCGCAAGACAGGACGGGGCTTTTATTCATACGAATGA
- a CDS encoding acyl-CoA dehydrogenase, producing the protein MELRFTEEQQMMRKMVRDFAQTEIEPFIEKMEEGEFPREILNKMSALGLMGITVPEKYGGSEMDFTSYIIAIHELSKVSATIGVILSVHTSVGTNPILYFGNEEQKQKYLPKLASGEYLGAFCLTEPSAGSDAKSLKSRAEKRGDHYVLNGSKVFITNGGEADTYIVFATTDPLKGSRGVSAFIVEKDTPGLVIGKDEHKMGLHGSRTVQLTFEDMLVPEANLLGQEGEGFKIAMANLDVGRIGIAAQALGIAEAAFDYSTAYAKERVQFGKPIAAQQGIGFKLADMATAVEGAKLLVYRAADLRSNNISCGKEASMAKLFASKTAVEVSTEAIQVYGGYGYTKEYPVERLFRDAKVTEIYEGTSEIQRIVIGKNLLV; encoded by the coding sequence ATGGAGTTACGATTCACGGAAGAACAGCAGATGATGAGGAAGATGGTTCGGGATTTTGCCCAAACAGAGATCGAACCTTTTATAGAGAAGATGGAAGAAGGGGAGTTCCCGCGGGAAATCTTAAACAAGATGTCCGCGCTCGGCTTGATGGGGATCACCGTTCCTGAGAAGTACGGCGGCTCAGAGATGGACTTCACTTCTTATATTATTGCAATCCATGAGCTTTCGAAGGTCAGTGCGACGATCGGGGTCATCTTATCGGTCCATACGTCGGTGGGGACGAATCCGATCCTTTACTTCGGAAATGAGGAACAGAAGCAAAAGTACCTTCCAAAGCTTGCTTCAGGGGAATACCTGGGGGCTTTCTGTCTGACAGAGCCGAGTGCAGGATCCGACGCGAAAAGCCTGAAATCCCGTGCTGAAAAGCGTGGGGATCATTACGTGTTGAACGGATCGAAGGTGTTCATTACAAATGGTGGCGAAGCGGATACATATATCGTATTTGCCACGACGGATCCATTGAAGGGAAGCCGGGGTGTGTCTGCCTTTATCGTCGAGAAGGATACGCCGGGTCTTGTCATCGGCAAGGACGAACATAAGATGGGCCTCCACGGTTCACGGACCGTTCAGCTGACATTCGAGGATATGTTAGTGCCTGAAGCGAACCTTCTCGGCCAGGAAGGGGAAGGCTTTAAAATCGCGATGGCCAATCTGGATGTGGGCCGGATCGGGATTGCTGCCCAGGCGCTGGGGATTGCTGAAGCGGCATTTGATTATTCAACGGCGTATGCGAAAGAACGTGTGCAATTCGGGAAGCCGATTGCAGCCCAGCAGGGGATCGGCTTTAAGCTTGCCGATATGGCGACTGCGGTTGAAGGGGCTAAGCTCCTTGTGTACCGGGCTGCCGATCTTCGTTCCAACAACATCTCCTGCGGAAAAGAAGCGAGCATGGCAAAGCTGTTCGCGTCGAAAACGGCGGTTGAAGTGTCGACGGAAGCGATCCAGGTGTACGGGGGTTATGGCTATACGAAGGAATATCCGGTTGAGCGCTTGTTCCGTGATGCGAAGGTGACGGAAATTTATGAGGGTACGAGTGAGATTCAGCGGATAGTGATTGGGAAGAATCTGCTGGTGTAA
- the uvsE gene encoding UV DNA damage repair endonuclease UvsE: MRVRLGFVANSLSLWDASPAKTMTFKRYTECPKNERLERLKEVTRLNLAHTKRILYLCAAHEIKLYRLSSSLVPLATHPEAAWDFHTPFQKEWKEIGDLIKQFGIRASFHPNQFTLFTSPKQHVTDNAVKDMVYHYHMLEYMGIEKEGVINIHIGGSYGDKEATLVRFHENIKSLPPDIKEIMTLENDDKTYTVEETLEACQKEDIPMVLDIHHHEANPDEKPLEDQLEDIFATWDRRDLVPKIHISSPKSDKAFRSHADLVDPGFVEPFFKTLKATGQDADFMIEAKHKDLAMLKLIDDLASIRGVKRVDGGTLEW, translated from the coding sequence ATGAGAGTACGACTTGGATTTGTGGCTAACTCCCTCTCATTATGGGACGCAAGCCCTGCCAAAACCATGACGTTCAAACGATATACAGAATGCCCTAAGAATGAGCGGCTGGAGCGATTGAAGGAAGTGACAAGATTGAATCTTGCCCACACGAAACGGATCCTCTACCTCTGTGCCGCCCATGAAATCAAGCTCTACCGATTATCGAGCTCCCTTGTCCCCCTTGCCACCCATCCGGAAGCGGCATGGGATTTCCATACCCCTTTTCAAAAAGAATGGAAGGAAATCGGGGACCTTATCAAACAGTTCGGGATCCGGGCGAGCTTCCACCCGAATCAGTTCACCCTGTTCACCAGCCCGAAACAGCATGTGACCGACAATGCGGTAAAAGATATGGTCTATCATTATCACATGCTTGAATACATGGGCATCGAAAAAGAAGGCGTCATCAATATCCATATCGGAGGAAGCTACGGAGATAAAGAAGCGACGCTCGTGCGCTTTCATGAAAATATCAAAAGCCTGCCTCCGGATATTAAAGAAATCATGACCCTCGAGAACGATGACAAAACGTATACGGTCGAAGAAACATTGGAGGCTTGTCAGAAAGAAGACATCCCCATGGTCCTCGATATCCATCACCATGAGGCCAATCCCGATGAAAAGCCGCTTGAGGATCAACTGGAAGACATCTTTGCCACCTGGGACAGGCGGGACCTGGTCCCTAAAATACATATCTCCTCCCCCAAATCGGACAAAGCCTTCCGCTCCCACGCTGACCTCGTCGATCCAGGTTTTGTGGAACCCTTCTTCAAAACGCTGAAGGCCACCGGTCAGGACGCGGATTTCATGATTGAAGCAAAGCACAAGGATTTGGCCATGCTGAAGCTGATAGACGACCTGGCTTCCATCCGCGGGGTGAAGCGCGTCGACGGTGGGACGCTTGAGTGGTAG
- a CDS encoding diphthine--ammonia ligase — translation MDKLCLSWSGGRDSMMMLHEVMKNERVHGLFTTFLKETERMMMHEVPFSLVQKQAHELGLPLYPVWFEDTLDNKQYEQVMKGALEKLQGDGFTHMGFGDLFLEDIRAYREEQMKESGLDLVFPLWGRDTQSLSQTFLKEGYRAVIVCVDEEQLDPRFLGRVYDEDFLRDLPDSVDPCGENGEFHSFVFDGPAFREPVAYTIDGTYRKWDRFSYVRIT, via the coding sequence ATGGATAAGCTTTGCCTTTCATGGAGCGGCGGACGGGACAGTATGATGATGCTTCATGAAGTAATGAAAAATGAACGTGTACACGGTCTTTTCACCACATTCTTGAAGGAAACGGAACGGATGATGATGCATGAAGTGCCTTTTTCTCTTGTGCAAAAGCAGGCTCACGAATTGGGGCTGCCTCTTTATCCGGTTTGGTTTGAAGATACGCTTGATAATAAGCAATATGAACAAGTCATGAAGGGTGCATTAGAAAAGCTTCAGGGGGATGGTTTCACCCATATGGGCTTCGGGGACCTCTTCTTAGAGGATATCCGGGCATACCGGGAAGAGCAAATGAAAGAAAGCGGGCTTGATCTTGTATTCCCATTATGGGGAAGGGATACACAGTCACTGTCACAGACATTCTTAAAGGAGGGCTACAGAGCCGTGATTGTCTGCGTCGACGAAGAGCAGCTTGATCCCCGGTTTCTTGGGCGCGTCTACGATGAAGATTTTCTTCGTGACCTTCCCGACTCTGTTGACCCTTGCGGGGAGAATGGTGAATTCCACAGCTTTGTGTTTGACGGCCCGGCATTCCGGGAACCGGTGGCTTACACCATCGACGGAACCTACCGGAAGTGGGACCGGTTTTCTTATGTAAGAATCACTTAA